CGCAGTTCCTCCATCGCGCGCGCGGCGGTGACGACCTCGGCGGCGCGCTCGCGCAGGCTGAACGCGCCGATCCGCACGAGAAGCAGCAGCCACGCGGCATAGCCGAGCAGGAACATCGCGAGCAGCGCGCCGCCGATCGCGTCGTGCGCCCCGGGGTATGCGGCGATACGCGCCGAGCAGCACCAGCAGCGCCAGCGGCACGGCGGCGAGCATCGCGCCGGACGGCGAGCGCGTCATCGGTCCGCGTGTGCCGGCCTTTCCGACGGCCTCGGGCACCGCGACCATGACGTTTTCGAGGACGGTCATGCCTTTGAACAGCCGAATGTTCTGGAACGTGCGCGCGATGTGCCGTCGCGCGATCCAGCTCGTCGCGCGGCGCGTCTGGCGGAACACGGTTGCGGCGCCAAGGATGCCGATGACGGTTCCGATCGCGAAGATCATCGTGCGGGTCAGGCGGACGCCGTTCGATTCGCGCAGCTCGGCTTCGATCTTTTGCGCGCGCTCGATGGCTGTGGAGATGTCGGTCCCGAGCACGACGCGGGCATACCGTTCGGGCGCGAAGATCACGAAATTCGTTCCGTCCGATTCGATGCGCCGGTCGAGGAAATCGCGCCCGCGAAATTCCTCGATCACGTTGCGTTCGCGAATGCCTTCTTCGAGGGTTTCGAGCGGCCCGACCAGAGGGTATCCGTCGTGCGAAATGACGAAGACGCGCTTCGGGCCGCGCTCCTCGACGCCGAATTTCGCCGCGATATGCGCGAAGGCGTCGCGGGCGGCGTCGGAGACGGAGAATCCCCCTTTGGGATCGCGGAAGTTCTGCTTGACGGCGACGGTCCACATGCGGTCCACGTCGGACGTGAACACGAGCAGGAACGTGCCGCAGGCGAGCCCGATCGCAATCCACGCGAGGGCGAGCCGCCGGGTGAACGCGCGGGCGAGGCGCGCGTTGTCGAAGTGGATCTGGCCCTCTGCGGGATCGACCATGCCCGTGAGCGCGTTGAAGACGGTGGTTTTTCCCGCGCCGTTGGGCCCAATCACCGCGGCGATGCTGCCGGTCTCGACCCGCAGATCCAGGCGCCGCACGGCGAAGAGCCCGCCGAAACGCACCGTGAGCGAACGGATGTCGAGGATCGCCGCGCTCACGCGCCGCTTCCTCCGGGGTCCGGCCCGACGTGCATCTCTTCGCGCACGCGGCGCGACGGCCACAGACCCTCGGGCCGGAAACGCATGACCAGCACGAGGGCGAGGCCGAAGATGATCCAGCGCCAGTTGGTGAACGTGAGGAACACATTCGGCGATCCGCCGTCACCGCCACGCTGCAGCAGCCGCGTGAGGTAGGGCGACACGACGTTGTCGAACCCCAGCAGCACGAACGCGCCGATCACCACCCCGCGCAGGCTGCCGAGCCCGCCGATGATGAGGCAGCACAGCACCATCACCGAGTAGTTGAAGTCGTAGGTGCCCGGTTCGGCGGTGGTGGTGAGCGTCGAGGCATAGAGCGCGCCCGCGAGCCCCGCGACCGCCGCACCCGCCGCGAACGCGAAGAGCTTGATGCGCGTGGGATCGAGCCCGATGGACGACGCGGCGAGGGCGTCCTCGCGCAGCGCCACGAGGGCGCGCCCCATCCGCGATTTTTCGAGCCGCGTGAAAATGATGAACAGCCCCACGAGCAGCGCGAGGGCGACGTAGTACATCACCAGATCCTCGCTTCCGCCGCCGGGCGTCGGCGCGATCCGCGCGGGCAGCCACGGACGCGGGACGGGATTCAGCCCGCGCGGGCCGTCGGTGATGCTCTCCAGGTTCAGAATCACAACGCGAACCACTTCGCCGAATCCGAGTGTGACAATGGCGAGATAGTCGCCGCGAAGCCGCACCGTGGGCGCGCCAAGGGCGAGTCCGGCAAATCCCGCGACCAGCGGCGCGCCGACGAGCGCGCCCCAGAATCCGAGCTGGAACGGATATTTTTCGACGGTGAGCACGCCGGTCGAAAACGCGCCGATGGCGAAAAACGCGGCGATGCCCAGTTGAAGCAGTCCCGCGTAACCCACCTGCACGTTCAGCGCGAGTCCGAGGATCGCAAAGATGTAGATGTTGATGAGCTGGCGCGCGATGCGCGGCGATTCGCCGACGAGCGCCTCGAGCACCCAGTCGATGACGGGCACGAAGGGATAGATCACCAGAATCGCGAGGGCGACGGTTTCGAAGCGAAGCCGCGGACGCGCCATCGTCAGGACCCCAAGATCGGGGCGACCTCAGACTTTTTCGCGGGCCGTCCCGCCGAGCAGACCCGAGGGCCGAAACACCAAAAGCACGATCAGCAAACCGAACACGACCGCCTGCTGCCACTGAGCGCCGATCCACTGGTCGGAGAACGAACGCACGAGCCCGATGATGAGCCCGCCCAGCACGGCGCCGGGGATGTTCCCGATGCCGCTGACCACCGCCGCCGTGAACGCATACAGGCCGTTTTGATAACCGATCTGATAATGAACCGTATTGATATAAAGGCCGTAGATCACCGCCGCGAA
Above is a window of Deltaproteobacteria bacterium DNA encoding:
- a CDS encoding branched-chain amino acid ABC transporter permease, with the protein product MARPRLRFETVALAILVIYPFVPVIDWVLEALVGESPRIARQLINIYIFAILGLALNVQVGYAGLLQLGIAAFFAIGAFSTGVLTVEKYPFQLGFWGALVGAPLVAGFAGLALGAPTVRLRGDYLAIVTLGFGEVVRVVILNLESITDGPRGLNPVPRPWLPARIAPTPGGGSEDLVMYYVALALLVGLFIIFTRLEKSRMGRALVALREDALAASSIGLDPTRIKLFAFAAGAAVAGLAGALYASTLTTTAEPGTYDFNYSVMVLCCLIIGGLGSLRGVVIGAFVLLGFDNVVSPYLTRLLQRGGDGGSPNVFLTFTNWRWIIFGLALVLVMRFRPEGLWPSRRVREEMHVGPDPGGSGA